From Lycium ferocissimum isolate CSIRO_LF1 chromosome 12, AGI_CSIRO_Lferr_CH_V1, whole genome shotgun sequence, one genomic window encodes:
- the LOC132039780 gene encoding probable LRR receptor-like serine/threonine-protein kinase At1g07650 — protein sequence MYFKRPLLDIKNLTILLQMTSKNLFSFLFLLVLPFSSFSNTTAWIKSGFWYAGSEFPVPELPSTMFTHLHFAFAYINTSSFELYISHSDEPYVSTFSETVKQNNPSVIPLLSIWGGRDQSPDFFAMTSEFSRRKSFIRTSIKTARQYGFQGLDLFGVTPDTASNMTNMRIFIEEWRTAINSESENSLVLTMGAYYSPMLDSMTYPVDTIVRNFDWVHLIAYDYYLPTKDNFTGAHAALYDPASKRNTDYGLKEWIKSGLPANKIVLGLAYHGYAWTLVNPNHNTVGSPARGLAITQDGSMSYRYIKRYMKSYGATPVYNSTYVVNYVTIRSFWIGYDDVEAIRTKVSYAKDKGLLGFAAFQIPSDDVDWELSKAASDEKEEDQHGSKRRLLAILLPTITITILLISTILCIFKKKAIRSEGIRELNERAIGRNMKVFSFDQIKEATDNFSIKNKIGEGGFGPVYKGRLSDGQEIAVKRLSECSKQGVEEFQNEVTLASKLQHVNVLQLQGFCIEREEKILIYEYMPNKSLDSYLYDPVKSLKLDWETRARIIEGVTQGLLYLQEYSTFTVIHRDLKASNILLDDDMKPKISDFGIAKLFQKDEKEANTGRIVGTYGCVPPEYVKRGIYSRKYDVYSFGVLLLQILGGKKNSYEYGIENDLNLLEYAYELWQKGNGVDFIDPSLQDDFQIGKQLRCMQVALLCVQEKWEDRPSMLEVYSMLKNETEVLPNPKVPAFSKNKDNTTQETLITLDLTCSDNSLTISQLIAR from the exons ATGTACTTCAAAAGACCATTGCTTGATATCAAGAATCTTACTATTTTACTTCAAATGACTTCCAAAAACCTATTCTCCTTCCTCTTTCTACTTGTCCTTCCGTTTTCGAGTTTTTCCAACACAACAGCTTGGATAAAATCTGGTTTCTGGTATGCTGGCAGTGAGTTTCCAGTTCCTGAACTTCCTTCCACTATGTTCACACACCTTCACTTTGCCTTTGCATATATCAACACTTCAAGTTTTGAGCTTTACATATCTCACTCTGATGAACCATATGTATCTACCTTCTCAGAAACTGTGAAGCAAAATAATCCCTCAGTTATCCCACTTCTATCCATATGGGGAGGAAGGGATCAGTCCCCTGACTTTTTCGCTATGACTAGTGAGTTTTCTCGTAGGAAATCTTTCATCAGGACGTCAATAAAAACCGCTCGACAATACGGATTTCAAGGACTAGATCTTTTTGGTGTTACCCCTGATACAGCTTCCAACATGACTAATATGAGAATATTTATTGAAGAGTGGCGGACAGCGATTAATTCTGAGTCGGAGAATTCATTGGTCTTGACTATGGGAGCATATTACTCACCCATGCTAGATTCCATGACCTATCCAGTAGATACAATTGTTAGAAACTTTGATTGGGTTCATCTCATAGCATATGACTATTACTTGCCTACAAAAGATAATTTTACAGGAGCACATGCAGCTTTATATGATCCAGCTAGCAAGCGAAATACAGACTATGGTCTAAAGGAATGGATAAAGAGCGGATTACCAGCCAATAAAATAGTTCTAGGTTTAGCATACCATGGCTATGCGTGGACACTTGTGAATCCAAATCATAACACGGTGGGTTCACCTGCAAGAGGTCTCGCAATAACACAAGATGGATCGATGAGCTATAGATACATCAAGCGGTATATGAAAAGTTATGGAGCTACACCCGTCTATAACTCAACTTATGTTGTGAACTATGTGACTATTCGATCATTTTGGATTGGTTATGATGATGTCGAGGCTATCAGAACTAAAGTTTCTTATGCGAAGGATAAGGGTCTTCTTGGTTTTGCTGCATTCCAAATTCCCAGTGATGATGTCGATTGGGAGCTCTCAAAAGCAG CCTcggatgaaaaagaagaagaccaaCACGGCAGCAAGCGAAGGTTACTGGCAATTCTTTTGCCAACAATCACCATCACCATTCTCCTAATAAGTACAATTTTGTGTATCTTCAAAAAGAAAGCTATAAGATCTGAAG GTATCAGGGAATTGAATGAAAGAGCTATAGGTCGTAATATGAAAGTTTTCAGCTTTGATCAAATAAAAGAAGCTACAGACAATTTCTCCATTAAAAACAAGATTGGAGAGGGAGGCTTTGGACCTGTTTATAAG GGAAGGTTAAGTGATGGGCAAGAAATTGCAGTAAAACGGCTTTCAGAATGCTCTAAGCAAGGAGTAGAAGAGTTCCAGAATGAGGTCACACTTGCTTCAAAGTTACAACATGTCAATGTTCTACAACTTCAGGGCTTTTGCATCGAACGAGAAGAGAAGATACTGATTTATGAGTACATGCCAAACAAGAGTTTGGATTCCTACCTTTATG ATCCAGTAAAGAGCCTGAAATTAGATTGGGAGACACGGGCTCGTATTATAGAAGGAGTCACTCAAGGACTTCTATACCTCCAAGAGTACTCAACATTCACAGTCATTCACAGAGACTTGAAAGCTAGCAACATTTTACTAGACGATGATATGAAGCCAAAAATCTCAGATTTTGGTATAGCTAAACTTTTTCAGAAAGATGAAAAGGAAGCAAACACCGGAAGGATTGTCGGGACCTA TGGTTGTGTTCCTCCAGAGTATGTTAAACGAGGTATATACTCCAGGAAATACGATGTTTACAGTTTTGGAGTTTTATTATTGCAAATCCTTGGTGGCAAGAAGAATTCATATGAATATGGCATCGAGAACGATCTGAATCTTCTCGAATAC GCATATGAACTTTGGCAAAAAGGCAACGGAGTGGATTTTATTGATCCATCACTGCAAGATGATTTTCAAATAGGGAAACAACTGAGATGCATGCAAGTTGCACTATTGTGTGTACAAGAAAAATGGGAAGACAGACCATCCATGTTGGAGGTATACTCCATGCTCAAAAATGAAACTGAGGTCTTGCCAAATCCTAAAGTTCCtgctttttccaaaaataaagacAATACCACACAAGAGACTTTAATCACACTTGACCTTACTTGTTCAGATAATAGTCTCACTATTTCCCAACTTATAGCCCGTTAA